A single Mangifera indica cultivar Alphonso chromosome 20, CATAS_Mindica_2.1, whole genome shotgun sequence DNA region contains:
- the LOC123204696 gene encoding importin subunit beta-1-like: protein MAAEVTQILLNAQAVDGTVRKQAEENLKQYQEQNLPGFLLSLAGELANDEKPVESRKLAGLILKNALDAKEQHRKFELVQRWLTLDPSVKAQIKSFLLKTLSSPAHDARSTVSQAIAKVAGIELPHKQWPELVGALLSNIHQLPAHTKQATLETLGYICEEVSSDAVDQDNVNKILTAVVQGMSTSESNNDVRLAATRALYNALGFAQANFVNDMERDYIMRVVCEATLSPEVKIRQAAFECLVAISSTYYEKLATYMQDVFNITAKAVREDEEPVALQAIEFWSSICDEEIDILEDYGGDFSGDSEIPCFYFIKQALPVLVPMLLELLLKQEEDQDQDEGAWNIAMAGGTCLGLVARTVGDDVVPLVMPFVQENIAKPDWRQREAATYAFGSILEGPSPEKLVPLVNIALNFMLTALMKDPNNHVKDTTAWTLGRMFEFLHGSTLETPIITQANCQQIISVLLQSMKDVPNVAEKACGALYFLAQGYEDAGSSSSPLTPFFQEIVQALLTVTHREDAGESRLRTAAYETLNEVVRCSTDETASMVMQLVPLIMMELHQTLEGQKFSSDEREKQNEIQGLLCGCLQVIIQKLGSSEQTKYVFMQYADQMMGLFLRVFAVRSATAHEEAMLVIGALAYVTGPDFAKYMPEFYKFLEMGLQNFEDYQVCAITVGVVGDICRALEEKILPYCDGIMTQLLKDLSSNQLHRSVKPPIFSCFGDIALAIGESFEKYLMYAMPMLQSAAELSVHTSGVDEDMMEYTNSLRNGILEAYSGIFQGFKGSPKIQLLMPYAPHILQFLDSLYLEKDMDEVVTKAAIGVLGDLADTLGSNASALIQQSVSSREFLNECSSSEDHMVKESAEWAKLAISKAISF, encoded by the exons ATGGCCGCCGAAGTTAcccaaattcttttaaatgcaCAAGCAGTGGATGGCACTGTGCGGAAACAAGCAGAAGAAAACTTAAAACAATATCAGGAGCAAAATCTTCCTGGCTTTTTACTCTCCCTTGCTGGGGAATTGGCTAATGATGAGAAACCTGTTGAGAGTCGTAAATTAGCAGGTTTGATCCTCAAGAATGCATTGGATGCCAAAGAACAACATCGGAAGTTTGAGCTCGTACAAAGGTGGTTGACATTGGACCCCTCTGTAAAGGCCCAGATTAAATCATTCTTACTGAAGACCCTCTCTTCTCCTGCACATGATGCACGGTCAACGGTGTCTCAAGCCATTGCGAAGGTAGCAGGCATTGAGTTGCCACATAAGCAGTGGCCTGAGCTAGTTGGAGCTCTTTTGTCAAATATTCATCAGCTTCCAGCTCACACCAAGCAAGCCACCCTTGAAACTCTGGGGTATATTTGTGAAGAAGTTTCCTCAGATGCAGTAGATCAGGATAATGTAAATAAGATACTTACAGCTGTAGTTCAGGGTATGAGTACTTCTGAGAGTAACAATGATGTAAGACTTGCTGCTACACGAGCATTGTATAATGCTCTCGGTTTTGCTCAGGCAAATTTCGTAAATGACATGGAACGCGACTACATCATGAGAGTTGTCTGTGAGGCTACACTTTCTCCAGAAGTGAAGATTAGACAGGCAGCTTTTGAGTGTTTGGTTGCCATTTCGTCAACCTACTATGAGAAACTGGCAACGTACATGCAAGATGTTTTCAACATCACAGCAAAGGCTGTGAGGGAAGATGAGGAACCAGTTGCTCTACAAGCAATTGAGTTCTGGAGTTCAATATGTGATGAGGAAATAGACATATTAGAAGATTATGGAGGTGATTTCAGTGGGGATTCTGAAATTCCTtgcttttatttcattaagCAAGCACTCCCTGTTCTAGTTCCCATGTTATTGGAGTTGCTTCTTAAGCAGGAAGAGGATCAGGATCAGGATGAAGGGGCATGGAATATTGCAATGGCTGGAGGCACATGCTTGGGTTTGGTTGCTCGAACAGTTGGAGATGATGTTGTCCCACTTGTTATGCCATTTGTTCAAGAAAACATAGCAAAACCAGATTGGAGGCAGAGAGAGGCTGCAACCTACGCATTTGGTTCCATTCTGGAAGGCCCATCTCCTGAGAAGCTTGTACCTCTTGTTAACATTGCTCTGAACTTCATGCTCACTGCCCTTATGAAAGATCCAAACAACCATGTGAAGGACACTACTGCATGGACTCTTGGaagaatgtttgaatttttgcaTGGGTCAACTTTGGAGACACCTATAATTACACAAGCTAATTGCCAGCAGATTATTAGTGTTCTGCTTCAGAGCATGAAAGATGTTCCAAATGTTGCTGAGAAAGCCTGTGGTGCTCTTTATTTCCTGGCCCAAGGTTATGAGGATGCAGGATCATCTTCTTCCCCTCTAACACCCTTTTTCCAGGAAATTGTTCAGGCACTTCTTACTGTAACTCACCGGGAAGATGCAGGAGAATCTCGCCTCCGAACAGCAGCTTATGAAACTCTTAATGAAGTTGTAAGGTGTTCTACTGATGAAACAGCTTCAATGGTGATGCAACTAGTTCCACTTATTATGATGGAGCTCCACCAAACTCTCGAGGGACAAAAATTCTCATCTGATGAGAGGGAGAAGCAAAATGAAATACAAGGCCTTCTTTGTGGTTGCTTGCAGGTCATCATACAGAAGCTAGGATCATCTGAGCAAACGAAGTATGTCTTCATGCAGTATGCAGATCAGATGATGGGCCTCTTCTTAAGAGTATTTGCTGTTCGAAGTGCCACGGCTCATGAGGAGGCTATGCTTGTCATTGGAGCTCTTGCGTATGTGACAGGTCCAGATTTTGCAAAATACATGCCAGAGTTTTACAAGTTTCTGGAAATGGGTCTCCAAAATTTTGAGGATTACCAGGTATGTGCCATCACAGTAGGTGTGGTGGGGGATATATGCAGGGCTCTGGAGGAAAAGATATTGCCTTACTGTGATGGGATTATGACCCAACTTCTCAAGGATTTGTCAAGCAATCAGTTGCATAGATCTGTGAAGCCTCCAATTTTTTCATGCTTTGGTGACATTGCTTTGGCGATTGGTGAAAGCTTTGAGAAGTACTTGATGTATGCTATGCCCATGCTTCAGAGTGCAGCTGAGCTATCTGTACATACATCTGGTGTTGATGAAGATATGATGGAGTATACCAATTCTTTGAGAAATGGAATCTTGGAGGCATACTCTGGTATCTTTCAAGGTTTCAAGGGTTCTCCAAAAATCCAACTGTTAATGCCTTATGCACCTCATATTCTTCAGTTCTTAGATAGTTTGTACCTGGAGAAAGACAT GGATGAGGTGGTGACTAAGGCAGCAATTGGGGTTCTTGGGGATCTAGCAGATACCCTTGGTAGTAATGCAAGTGCCTTGATTCAGCAATCTGTGTCAAGCCGAGAATTTCTAAATGAATGTTCATCATCAGAAGATCATATGGTTAAGGAATCTGCTGAATGGGCCAAGTTGGCCATCAGTAAGGCAATTTCTTTTTGA
- the LOC123204695 gene encoding protein KINESIN LIGHT CHAIN-RELATED 1-like encodes MPGLVSVKTPPDIAAPRISVPEIRPEQPAPTTPLPRPKPPSPSASSRSKLHSPSPAQTRSGNKKPPPDVNDASLDNPDLGPFLLKLARDTIASGEGPTKALDYAIRASKSFERCAEAEAEPSLDYAMSLHVLAAIYCSLGKFDEAVPVLEQAISVPDTARGADHALAKFSGYMQLGDTYSMLGQVDRSIGCYEEGLKIQIESLGDTDPRVGETCRYLAEAHVQAMQFDKAEELCKRTLEIHRAHSEPASLEEAADRRLMALICEAKGDYEAALEHLVLASMAMIANGQDNEVAAIDVSIGNIYLSLCRFDEAVFSYQKALTVFKSSKGDNHPSVASVFVRLADLYHKTGKLRESKSYCENALRIYAKPVPGTTSEEIAGGLTEISAIYESVDEPEEALKLLQKAMKLLEDKPGQQSTIAGIEARMGVMYYMVGRYEEARNSFESAVAKLRSSGEKKSAFFGVVLNQMGLACVQLFKIDEAAELFEEARLILEQECGTCHQDTLGLYSNLAATYDAMGRVDDAIEILEHVLKLREEKLGIANPDFEDEKKRLAELLKEAGRARNRKAKSLKNLIDPNSRRTKKEATKRWPGLGFRN; translated from the exons ATGCCCGGCTTAGTCTCCGTCAAGACTCCGCCGGACATTGCCGCTCCCCGGATCTCCGTACCAGAGATCCGACCAGAACAGCCAGCACCCACTACTCCACTTCCCCGCCCCAAGCCTCCCTCTCCTTCTGCTTCTTCCCGATCGAAGCTGCACAGCCCCAGCCCGGCCCAAACCCGATCCGGGAACAAGAAGCCTCCTCCTGACGTCAACGACGCCTCGCTCGACAACCCGGATCTTGGTCCTTTCCTTTTGAAACTCGCACGTGACACAATTGCTTCTGGAGAAGGTCCCACCAAGGCCTTGGACTATGCCATCCGAGCTTCGAAGTCGTTCGAGCGATGTGCCGAGGCCGAAGCCGAGCCGAGCCTGGACTACGCTATGAGCTTGCACGTACTGGCTGCAATTTATTGTAGTCTCGGAAAGTTTGACGAAGCTGTACCGGTTTTGGAGCAGGCGATTTCGGTGCCGGACACGGCCCGTGGCGCGGATCACGCGCTGGCGAAATTCTCGGGTTACATGCAATTGGGTGACACGTATTCCATGTTGGGTCAAGTGGATCGGTCCATTGGCTGTTACGAGGAAGGCTTAAAAATTCAGATCGAGTCTTTGGGAGACACGGATCCCAGAGTTGGGGAaacttgcag ATACTTGGCTGAGGCTCATGTTCAGGCAATGCAGTTTGATAAAGCTGAAGAATTGTGCAAGAGAACTCTTGAAATTCATCGTGCTCATAGCGAGCCAGCATCTCTTGAAGAGGCAGCCGACCGCCGACTGATGGCTCTCATATGTGAGGCCAAGGGAGATTATGAAGCAGCCCTTGAGCACCTTGTCTTGGCAAGTATGGCAATGATTGCGAATGGACAAGATAATGAGGTTGCTGCTATTGATGTTAGCATTGGAAACATATACCTGTCTCTATGTCGCTTTGATGAGGCAGTTTTCTCATACCAGAAGGCACTCACtgttttcaaatcttcaaaggGTGACAATCATCCTTCAGTAGCCTCCGTCTTTGTACGTCTGGCTGACCTGTACCACAAGACTGGAAAGCTGCGTGAGTCAAAATCCTATTGTGAAAATGCACTGAGGATATATGCAAAACCTGTGCCTGGAACTACAAGTGAAGAGATTGCGGGTGGGTTGACAGAAATTTCTGCCATTTATGAGTCTGTGGATGAGCCTGAGGAGGCACTAAAACTCTTGCAGAAGGCAATGAAGTTATTGGAGGATAAACCAGGGCAGCAAAGCACTATAGCTGGAATCGAAGCTCGGATGGGAGTAATGTATTACATGGTTGGGAGGTATGAAGAAGCTAGGAACTCTTTTGAGAGTGCTGTAGCAAAACTTAGATCAAGTGGGGAGAAGAAGTCAGCCTTCTTTGGGGTTGTATTGAACCAGATGGGATTGGCTTGTGTACAGTTGTTCAAGATAGATGAGGCTGCTGAGTTGTTCGAAGAAGCAAGGTTGATACTGGAACAGGAGTGTGGAACATGTCACCAGGATACTCTTGGATTATATAGCAATCTTGCTGCTACATATGATGCTATGGGGAG AGTAGATGATGCCATTGAGATCTTGGAGCATGTTCTCAAATTAAGAGAAGAAAAGCTGGGAATTGCGAATCCTGATTTTGAGGATGAAAAGAAGAGGCTAGCTGAGCTCCTAAAAGAAGCTGGCAGGGCCCGTAATAGAAAAgcaaaatcactcaaaaatctcATTGATCCGAATTCAAGGAGGACAAAGAAAGAGGCGACAAAGAGATGGCCAGGCTTGGGTTTTAGGAATTGA